The following proteins are encoded in a genomic region of Struthio camelus isolate bStrCam1 chromosome 3, bStrCam1.hap1, whole genome shotgun sequence:
- the LOC104152735 gene encoding serine/threonine-protein kinase PDIK1L: MATEAKYSIVREVGRGSYGVVYEAVVNQTRKKVAVKRMHCNVPENVELALQEFWALQSIQRQHENVIQLEECILQNGQVFQPISHRYRKSDSHLLLIETCLKGRRCMDPKSACFLWFVMEFCDGGNMNEYLLSRSPDAQLNNSFMRQLSSAVAFLHRNQIVHRDLKSDNILVSHSCGSPVVKVADFGLSKVCQGKGNVNQHRFSSACGSNFYMAPEVWEGHYTAKADIFALGIIFWAMVERITFRDGDTEKELLGTYICQGKELIPLGEALLENPNMKLQIPLKNKKSMPDDLCKLLRDMLAFNPKERLDAFQLEVRIRQISYGKKRQRSVS; this comes from the exons ATGGCTACAGAAGCCAAGTACAGCATTGTTCGAGAAGTGGGCCGAGGGAGCTACGGGGTGGTTTATGAGGCAGTTGTTAATCAAACTAGAAAGAAAGTGGCAGTAAAAAGGATGCACTGCAACGTGCCTGAAAACGTAGAGTTGGCTTTGCAAGAGTTCTGGGCCCTGCAAAGCATCCAGAGGCAACACGAAAACGTGATCCAGTTGGAGGAGTGTATTCTGCAGAACGGCCAAGTCTTTCAGCCAATTAGTCATCGTTACAGGAAATCAGACAGTCATTTGCTGCTGATTGAGACCTGTCTGAAAGGGCGGAGGTGCATGGATCCAAAATCCGCCTGCTTTCTGTGGTTCGTGATGGAGTTCTGTGACGGTGGAAACATGAACGAATACCTGCTGTCTCGCAGCCCAGATGCCCAGCTGAACAACAGCTTCATGCGGCAGCTGAGCAGTGCTGTGGCTTTCCTGCACAGAAACCAGATTGTGCACAGAGACCTGAAGTCAGACAATATTTTGGTCTCTCACAGCTGTGGAAGTCCCGTAGTAAAG GTAGCAGATTTTGGCCTCAGCAAGGTGTGTCAGGGGAAAGGGAATGTGAACCAGCATCGCTTCTCCTCTGCCTGCGGGTCAAACTTCTACATGGCCCCAGAAGTGTGGGAAGGTCACTATACTGCTAAGGCTGATATATTTGCCCTTGGGATCATTTTCTGGGCTATGGTGGAAAGGATCACCTTCCGAGACGGGGATACTGAGAAGGAATTGCTCG GAACTTATATCTGCCAAGGCAAGGAGCTTATTCCTCTTGGAGAAGCGTTGCTGGAGAATCCAAACATGAAATTACAAATTCCTCTGAAGAACAAGAAGTCCATGCCGGATGATCTCTGCAAACTCCTGCGTGATATGCTAGCTTTTAACCCAAAGGAAAGGTTGGATGCCTTCCAGCTAGAAGTCCGAATCAGGCAAATCTCCTATGGCAAAAAGCGTCAACGCTCTGTCTCGTAG